ACAACACCGCGCGCCCGGGTCAGCCCGGCAGATCGTTACGAAGGCGCAGTGTTGCCAATGAGACCCTTCCTGGGTGTGACCGCGGCGTTTGGCACTAATGTGGTGGTTTCGACGCCTTGGGAATTCCTATCTCGCGATGGATTACTTAAGCGGTGCAGGACGTCGCATGGCCTTGCATATAATAAACGAAAATCCACAATTTTGGCGCCCATACTGTAGCGGGCAACTCCTGCATGAAGCGCGCCTAGTGCGCTCGACGCGCGGTGTTCTTGGCCATCAGCGCATACAGCAGCGCCGGGACACTACCCTCGGCACGCCCCGTGTTAGAGCAAACGACTGTGCAGGTGGGAAGGGCACGACATCGACATAGCACCTCGGTCCTGAGCGGAACCTCGAGGATCAGGGTCTGATCAAGGTATAAAAAGGGAGCTGCTTGGGGCTGTAGTGGCCAAAAACTCACTGCTTCTAATCATCATCCTCCATCCCTGATCTCCATTCACACAACTATGAAATCCACCCTCTTCATCGCCTCTACCCTTCTCTCCCTGGCCGCCGCCACCTTCCCAACCAACATTACTCTAGTGGACTTTATCAAAGAATACACGCTTGATCAAATTGCTTTGCCTGTGGAAGATGGTGCTGACCTGTGGATCCTCTCCAAAGATGGCGACAGACAGAACGTGTCAACCGACTCGCTGCTATACACCACCTGGAGCGAAAGCGACTGGCCTCTGTTCGAGTACGGATGCCACCTCGAGACCGAGACAGGCGGCTCCTTCGCCTACAGTATTGGGCTTATGTAATTAAGGACTGGTTCCTGATTTATAGATTATAACTCAAACACTAAAGTATTTCATCTCGCGCAGCGTGCTGCGCCGCCGTGTGAGCAACGCTCCTGCATTCTCGCGTGCCTACAGTGCCTTCCAGGCTttgtgtcacgtgattaaGCTCCGCCTGCGGCCGAGGGTCCTCTTCTAGGTCACGTGCATGTGGCCCGCGGGATCTTGTATTGTCGTCGCCGCCGAACGGGAGGCGGGCCCTGACGTCATCGAGGGA
The Lachancea thermotolerans CBS 6340 chromosome G complete sequence genome window above contains:
- a CDS encoding KLTH0G15290p (no similarity) produces the protein MKSTLFIASTLLSLAAATFPTNITLVDFIKEYTLDQIALPVEDGADLWILSKDGDRQNVSTDSLLYTTWSESDWPLFEYGCHLETETGGSFAYSIGLM